The Achromobacter deleyi region GCGCGCTGTATCGCCAGCGTCCGCGCCTGATCGCGCATGGGCGGCTGGCCCAGCGGCTGGCGCGGCGCAAGCCGGACTGGGCGGCGGTGGCGGAAATGGACTGGGTCTTGCCGGCGGCCAACACGCCCACGCGGCAGCTGATCGTGGAGCATTTCATCCGCGCCGAGCTGCGCCCGCCGTCGCCGGTGCTGGAGGCCTATTCGACGGACGTGATCGAAGGGATGCTGACGATGAACGAGACATTCATTTCCGTCGTGCCCGAGGACATCGCGCGCGAACTCTGCCAGCGCGGCAAGCTGGGAATGGTGCCCTGGGATTTCGGCTGGGAGCTGCCGCCGATCAACCTGATCCGCCGCAAGCGTGAACAGGCGCTGGCGGCGGAAGATTGCTTCTCGGATATCCTGCTGGACCTGTGCGGCGACGCCGCCGCCCCTTGGCGCCAGGGCGCGGCCGATCCCGGCTGAACCGCCTTATGTCCCCAGCTTCGCGCGGGCGATGTCCAGCAGGGCGGCGGCCGCCGTCTCGGGGGCCTCGTTGTTGCTGACCCGCATCAGCCGGCAGTGTTCGGGCACCGGAAACGCCAGGCTGGCGCGCGCCAGCCGTTCCGATATCTGCGCGGCGCTTTCGCGGCCGCGGCCGGCCAGGCGCAGGGCCAGCAGGGCGGGGTCGACCGAGACTTCCACCGCCGTCAGCGCGGGGTAGCGCGCGTGTGCCTGTTCCAGGTGCGCGCGCGATCCATTGACGATGACCGCGGCGCCGCCGCCCAGCCAGGCGTCGATTTCCACCCCGATGCCGTAGTGCAGGCCGTGGCTGGTCCAGCGCAAGGCAAAGCAGCCCAGCGCGGCGCGGCGGGCGAACTCTTCGGGCGTGAGGCGCAACGCGTCCTCGGTGTCGCCGCTGTCGCGGGTGATGTAGCGGTGCGCGACCAGCACGGGCTCCGCGCCGCGCAGGCCCGTGCGCATCAGGCGCAGCAGCGTGTCCTTGCCGCTGCCCGATGCGCCCATCAGGTAGATCAGGCGGCCTCCGTCGGAGGGGACGGCGGGGCTCATGTCGCGGCGGGTCCGTCGAGATAGCCGGCGCCGGCGGCATCGGCGTGGCTGCCGTCGAAATGGTAGTGGCGCGCGGCGACGAAGTCCGCGCCAGGCGTCGCCTGCACATAGACGCTGACGCCCGGCACCGCCATGGCCTGGCCGCGCAAGGGATCGGCGAAGGCCGCGATGCCGGCTTGCGCCTGCTCCAGCGCGTCGCCGGCCAGCTTGCCGGTCAGCGTGATGTGGAAGGTATAGGTGTCGAATACGTAGGGGTAGCCCCAGCGTTCCAGCATGGCCTGCTGCGCGGGCGTGAGCGACTGCGGCTGGCGGCGGGCGGTTTCCGCGGGGGTGGGCGGCGCGCGCAGGGAATCCAGGTCGCGTACGGCGGCATCGGCCAGCGCCTGGATGCGCGCCTGGCCCTGCGTGTCGGACGCCGCGATGCGCCATGCCAGAAAGCCGCGCAGCCGCGCGCATTCCAGTTCAATGGAAAACGGCGTGCCCTGGCCGGCCAGCTGGCGTGCCGCGGCGTCGATGTCCTGCGGACGGCTGCCGGGCCGCAGCCGGAACGGCGGCTTGAGCGTGGCATGCAGGCCGTAATGGCGTGGGGCCTGGATCCATTCAAGGGCTTGCCCGGCCTGGCCGGGCGGCGGCGCCAGCGGCATGCCGGTGTCGGCGCAGCGGCCCAGCCAGCGGCTGCCGTGTTCGCGCCACGGGCCGGTGGGCGCCAGATAGAGGGCGTAGCGGTGGGCGAGCGGCATGGTCAGGCCGCCATCCGCTGGCTATGGTCGTCGCCGAAGGCGCGGGTGGCGTAGCGCAGTTCGCCGCCCACGATGGCCGCGCAGACGCGGGGCAGGCCGGGCACCTGATCGTCCACCACGATGGCGTCCGCGATCAGGCCCGGCGTCAGGGCGCCGCGGTCCTTCAGGCCGGCGGCGCGCGCCGGGTTCAGCGACACCAGGTTCCAGGCCTGGTCCAGCGGCAACACGCCGTCGTGGACCAGCCGCATGACGGCCGCCAGCGGAGCGGGGTAGTAGTAGTCGGAGGTCAGGATGTCGCACAGGCCGGCGCGGATCATCTCGGTGGCGCTGGGCGCGCCGGTGTGGCTGCCGCCGCGCACCACGTTGGGCGCGCCGAAGACGACGGAATCGCCCAGATCGCGCGCGACCCCGGCGGCCTCGCGCGTCAGCGGAAATTCGGCCACGCCGCAACCCAGCTGATGGTAATAGCGGCGCGTCGCGGCATCGGGATCGTCGTGCGATGCCACCTTCAGTCCGGCCTGTTGCGCGCACTGCGTCAGCTCGCGCATGGCGTCGGCCACGGCGTCGGATGCAGACATGGCGGCGCGGATCCGATCCTGGAAGACGTCCAGGTCGCATTCGGCGCGGTTGGCGTACTGCATCAGGCGGCGCTCGTCGCCCAGGCGGCGCGCCATGCTGGGCAGGTGGTCATTCAAGGCCAGGAAGCGGACGCGGCCGTCGCGTATCCATTGCTGGGCGATGTCCAGGCCGCCCACGTGATGGGTTTCGAAGCGCAGATGCACGTAGTGGCGCGCTCCCAGGATGTGGCGCATGTCGTCCAGCGCGTCGAACATGCGCTCGGCGTAGGCTTCGCCGCGCAGCCCGCCTTCCCACGACAGCGTGACGCCGTGGAATTCGGTGGTGATGCCGTTGGCCAGCAACTGGCGGTCCACGTCGAACAGGGCGTTGCCGTACGGGAAGGTCACGCTGGGCCGGGGCATGATGGCGCGCTCGAAGGCGTCCCCATGCAGGTCCACGATGCCGGGCAGCACCAGCAGATTGCCGGCGTCGAACCACGCGGCGCCTCGCGCGGGCGCGGCCCCGGCGTCATCTATCAGTCCGCCGTGAAAGCGCAGGCTGGCCTGGGCGATGCCGCGAGGGGTCAGGATACGTTGGCCTGTGACACCGGCCAGGGGCGAGGGGGCGTGTGCGTGTGAGTTCATGATGAGACGTTATCGAGGATGCATTACAACCAGATGTCTAGACGAGTTATTTGCTTGCCGATTGTCGTTCCATCGCCACCGCCGGAGTCCGGGCGGCGGCGTTCCCGCGGTCAGGCGTCGTCCGTCACCATCAGCTGGACCAGGTCGCCGACGAAGCGGGTGATGCTGTATTGCAGTGGCGCGCCGTCCTGGTCCACGTTCAGGGCTTCCACCTGCAGGATCGGTCGAGTCTTCGGCTGGCCCAGCAGGCGGGCGATCTCGGGCGACGGCAGGGCGGCGGTGATGCGCGACCACTTGCGCGTGTAGTCGCCGATGCCGTAGTGCGCATACACCTTGGAGACTGAGCGCAGCGCCGTGAGGCGCTCCGCGAACTCCGGAAAGCGTTTTTCGTCGAAGAAATGCTCGGAGGCGCTGATGGGCCGGTTCTCGGCCTTGCCTACGATCTGCACGCGCAAGAGCGGCGCGCTGCGGGCCAGGCCCAGGTGCTTGGCGATGTCGGCCGCGCGCAGGGTCTGGCTGCCCAGGGCTTCCAGGTGGCCCAGCACGCCCTGGCTGCGCAGGTTCTCGGAAAAGCGCGTGCGCTTGCCGATGGCGTAGTCGATGGCGTGCTCCTGCACGAAGGTACCGCGCCCCTGCTCGATCCTGACCAGGCCGCTTTGCTCCAGTTCGCCCATGGCGCGCCGGATGGTGTGGCGGTTGACCGAGAACTTGGCGGCCAGCTCCGGTTCGGACGGCAACTGCTCGCCCGCTCCATAGAGCTTGTTGCGGATATCGTCCGCAAGCGATTCACCAATTTGCCGCCAGACGGCGATGCCGGAACCTCGTTCAACCATAGGGTGCGCTCGTGCTGTCACATCAAGTTCATGAAGATTGGCTGTGATTGTGCATCATGTGGGCGCCGCGGGATAGGCGGTGAGCACAGGCTGCAACTGTCATCAAAAATTCACGCCAGGCTGTTGAACTTCCAATTCGGAGCGATCATACTCCATCCGGTCGTCTAGACGTTTAGAGGAAATATGGATCACCCACAGGAAAGGCAGGACGCGGCGAACGCACAGCGCGCCGCCTGGATGCGAGTGTTGGCGCTGGCCGATCCGGCCGCGCTGGACGGTGCGTTTGGCGCATTGGGCGGCGTGCCCGCGCATCGGACGTTGCGGCCGGCCCAGACGGGCATGGCCATGGTGCGGGCCCGCAGCGGCGGAACCGGCGCCCGATTCAACCTGGGAGAAATGACCGTGACACGTTGCGCCGTGACCATGGACGACAGCGTGGTCGGCGTGGCCTATGTGCAGGGGCGTTCGCTGCGCCACGCCGAGCAGGCCGCGATCGCCGATGCGCTGCTGCAGTTGCCGGGCTGGCATGAAACCGTGCAGGCGCAGCTGATCCAGCCGCTGGCGCGCCAGCACGCGGACAGGGTGGAGCGCCAGGCGCGCGTGGCGGCCCAGACCAAGGTGGAGTTCTTCACGATGGTGCGAGGCGAGGACTGACATGCAACAAGAGAGACTCTCCGCCGCGGCTGCCAGCCGGGCGCTGCTGCCCGGCTTCGCGGATCCCGTCAATGACGCGCAGACCACGTTCCGCGCGGCGTTGAACGCGCTGGCCCACCCGGGCCGTGTGCACGACATCCTGGCCGGCAGCGGCGTGCCCGAAGGACTGTCGCCCGCCATGACGGCGCTGCTGCTGACGCTGGTGGACGTGGATACCCCGCTGTGGCTGCCCCAGTCCGTGGGCGCCGACGTGCTGGCGTTCCTGCGTTTTCACTGCGCATGCCCCATCGTGCCGTCGCCATCGCTGGCCCGGTTCGTCGCCGTGCCCGCGGGCTGCGGCGCGCCGGCGCTGTCCGCCTGCCATCAGGGCGACCCGGCCTATCCCGACCTGTCGACCACCTTGCTGATCGAGGTGCAATCCCTGTCGGAGGGCGACGCCGCCCACCTGTCCGGTCCGGGCATCCAGACGCGGCGGACCCTGCACGCGGCGGGCCTGCCAGACGGCTTCTGGCGTGAATGGCGCCTCAATCATCAACGGTTTCCGCTGGGCGTCGACGTCTTCCTGACGCAAGGGCGGCGGATTTGCGGGCTGCCTCGCAGCACGCGCGTGGAGAGCTGATATGTATGTGGCCGTGAAGGGAGGCGAACGCGCCATCCTGAATTCCTATCGCATGCTGGACGATTACCGGCGGGGCGACCGCGAGGTCCCCGAGCTGAACCTGGAGCAGATCCGCGGGCAGATGCCGCTGGCGGTGTCGCGCGTCATGGCGGAAGGGTCGCTCTACGATCCGCAACTCGCGGCGCTGGCGATCAAGCAGGCGGCCGGCGATCTGATCGAAGCCGTGTTCCTGCTGCGCGCCTACCGCACCACCTTGTCGCGCTACGGCTATACCCAGCCGATCGATACGGGCCGCATGCGCTTGCAGCGCCGCATCTCTTCCACGTTCAAGGATGTGCCGGGCGGGCAGATCCTGGGGCCGACCTATGACTACACGCAGCGCCTGCTGGACTTCACGCTGGAAGCGCAGCGCGAGGCCGACGCTTTGCCCGCGGGCAACGAGGCGCTGGACAGCGCCATGCCGCGCGTGACCGACCTGCTGGCGCAAGACGATCTGATCGACGCGGAGCCCGTGCCCGAAGGCGACCCCGAGCCCTTCGACCTGACGCGCCAGCCGCTGGACTTTCCCGCCACGCGGGCGGCCCGGCTGCAGAACCTGGCGCGCGCGGACGAGGGCTTCCTGCTGTCCATGGGCTACTCCACGCAGCGCGGCTATGGCAACACCCACCCGTTCGCCGCCGAGATCCGCTACGGCGCCCTGGAGGTGGAGATGCACATCGAAGAGCTGGGTTTCGCCGTGACGGTGGGCGAGATCGAGATCACCGAATGCCAGATGGTCAGCCAGTTCGCGGGCAACGCCGAGGAAGGACCGAAGTTCACGCGCGGCTACGGGCTGACCTTCGGCTACGGCGAACGCAAGGCAATGTCGATGGCGCTGGTGGACCGCGCCCTGAAGGCGCGCGACCTGGGCGAACGCGCCGACTCCCCGGCCAACGACCACGAATTCGTGCTTTATCACAGCGACAACGTCGAAGCGTCGGGTTTCGTGCAGCACCTGAAGCTGCCGCACTACGTGGACTTCCAGGCCAACCTGGAACTGCTGCGCCGCATGCGCGCCGACCGCGCCGCGCCCGCCGCCGCGCACAACGATCTGATGGACGAGGCGGTTGCCCCATGAACAAGACCTGCGCAACGGTCGAACGCGACGACCATTACAACTTCGCGTATCTGGATGAGTCCACCAAGCGCATGCTGCGCCGCGCCTTGCTCAAGGCCGTGGCGATCCCCGGCTACCAGGTGCCGTTCGGCAGCCGCGAAATGCCGCTGCCCTACGGCTGGGGCACGGGCGGGATCCAGGTCACCGCGTCCATCATCGGCCGCGACGATGTGCTGAAGGTCATCGACCAGGGTTCGGACGACACCACCAACGCCATCAGCATCCGCCGCTTCTTCGGCCGGGTGACGGGCGTGGCCACCACGGAATCCACGCCCGCGGCCACCATCGTGCAGACGCGCCACCGCATCCCCGAGACGCCGCTCGTCGAAGGGCAGGTGATGGTGTTCCAGGTGCCGATACCCGAGCCGCTGCGGTGGCTGGAGCCCAGCGAGACCGAGACCCGCACCATGCACGCGCTGGCGGAGTACGGCGGCATGCACGTCAAGCTGTACGAGGACATCGCTCAGCATGGGCACATCGCCACCACCTACGACTACCCGGTCATCGTGAACGACCGCTACATGATGCGGCCATCGCCCATCCCCAAGTTCGACAATCCCAAGCTGGACGGCAGCCCGGCGCTGATGCTGTTCGGCGCCGGCCGCGAGAAGCGCGTCTATGCGGTTCCGCCGTACACACGGGTGAAGAGCCTGGATTTCGAGGACCATCCCTTCACGGTTGAGAAATGGACCGAGTGCTGCGACCTGTGCGGCTCGGGCGACAGCTATCTGGACGAGATCATCCTGGACGACGCCGGCACGCGCCGCTTCGTCTGCTCGGACACCGAATACTGCAACCACCGCCAGACGCAACCGCGCGACAACGAGGCCGCCGCATGAACGCCCAACCTCTGCTTTCGGTGCGCAACATGACGCGCACCTGGGACGGCACGCACGGCTGCCGCAACGTCAGTTTCGATCTCTACCCCGGCGAAGTGCTGTGCGTGGTCGGCGAGTCCGGCTCCGGCAAGAGCACCTTGCTGTCCGCGGTGTCGTATCAGACCCAGCCCGACGCGGGCAGCGTCTGGTACGACACCCGCGACCAGGGCTTCATCGACCTGGCCACGCTGCAGGGCGCGCGCCTGCGCCTGCTGTCCCGTACCGACTGGGGCTTTGTCCGCCAGAACGCCCGCGACGGCCTGCGCATGCAGGTCAGCGCGGGCGCCAACATCGCCGAGCGGCTGATGGCCGTGGGCGACCGGCACTACGGCGATCTGCGCCAGGCGGCGGGCAACTGGCTGCAAAAGATGGA contains the following coding sequences:
- the phnH gene encoding phosphonate C-P lyase system protein PhnH, with translation MQQERLSAAAASRALLPGFADPVNDAQTTFRAALNALAHPGRVHDILAGSGVPEGLSPAMTALLLTLVDVDTPLWLPQSVGADVLAFLRFHCACPIVPSPSLARFVAVPAGCGAPALSACHQGDPAYPDLSTTLLIEVQSLSEGDAAHLSGPGIQTRRTLHAAGLPDGFWREWRLNHQRFPLGVDVFLTQGRRICGLPRSTRVES
- the phnF gene encoding phosphonate metabolism transcriptional regulator PhnF; amino-acid sequence: MVERGSGIAVWRQIGESLADDIRNKLYGAGEQLPSEPELAAKFSVNRHTIRRAMGELEQSGLVRIEQGRGTFVQEHAIDYAIGKRTRFSENLRSQGVLGHLEALGSQTLRAADIAKHLGLARSAPLLRVQIVGKAENRPISASEHFFDEKRFPEFAERLTALRSVSKVYAHYGIGDYTRKWSRITAALPSPEIARLLGQPKTRPILQVEALNVDQDGAPLQYSITRFVGDLVQLMVTDDA
- a CDS encoding DUF1045 domain-containing protein — protein: MPLAHRYALYLAPTGPWREHGSRWLGRCADTGMPLAPPPGQAGQALEWIQAPRHYGLHATLKPPFRLRPGSRPQDIDAAARQLAGQGTPFSIELECARLRGFLAWRIAASDTQGQARIQALADAAVRDLDSLRAPPTPAETARRQPQSLTPAQQAMLERWGYPYVFDTYTFHITLTGKLAGDALEQAQAGIAAFADPLRGQAMAVPGVSVYVQATPGADFVAARHYHFDGSHADAAGAGYLDGPAAT
- the phnK gene encoding phosphonate C-P lyase system protein PhnK encodes the protein MNAQPLLSVRNMTRTWDGTHGCRNVSFDLYPGEVLCVVGESGSGKSTLLSAVSYQTQPDAGSVWYDTRDQGFIDLATLQGARLRLLSRTDWGFVRQNARDGLRMQVSAGANIAERLMAVGDRHYGDLRQAAGNWLQKMEIDADRLDDAPVAFSGGMQQRLQIARNLVTHPRLVFMDEPTASLDVSVQARLLDLLRQLVTDLGLAAIVVTHDLAVARLLAHRTLVMRGGEVVESGLTDQILDDPQHPYTQLLVSSILQS
- a CDS encoding alpha-D-ribose 1-methylphosphonate 5-phosphate C-P-lyase PhnJ: MNKTCATVERDDHYNFAYLDESTKRMLRRALLKAVAIPGYQVPFGSREMPLPYGWGTGGIQVTASIIGRDDVLKVIDQGSDDTTNAISIRRFFGRVTGVATTESTPAATIVQTRHRIPETPLVEGQVMVFQVPIPEPLRWLEPSETETRTMHALAEYGGMHVKLYEDIAQHGHIATTYDYPVIVNDRYMMRPSPIPKFDNPKLDGSPALMLFGAGREKRVYAVPPYTRVKSLDFEDHPFTVEKWTECCDLCGSGDSYLDEIILDDAGTRRFVCSDTEYCNHRQTQPRDNEAAA
- the phnN gene encoding phosphonate metabolism protein/1,5-bisphosphokinase (PRPP-forming) PhnN, which gives rise to MSPAVPSDGGRLIYLMGASGSGKDTLLRLMRTGLRGAEPVLVAHRYITRDSGDTEDALRLTPEEFARRAALGCFALRWTSHGLHYGIGVEIDAWLGGGAAVIVNGSRAHLEQAHARYPALTAVEVSVDPALLALRLAGRGRESAAQISERLARASLAFPVPEHCRLMRVSNNEAPETAAAALLDIARAKLGT
- the phnG gene encoding phosphonate C-P lyase system protein PhnG, whose protein sequence is MDHPQERQDAANAQRAAWMRVLALADPAALDGAFGALGGVPAHRTLRPAQTGMAMVRARSGGTGARFNLGEMTVTRCAVTMDDSVVGVAYVQGRSLRHAEQAAIADALLQLPGWHETVQAQLIQPLARQHADRVERQARVAAQTKVEFFTMVRGED
- a CDS encoding carbon-phosphorus lyase complex subunit PhnI; protein product: MYVAVKGGERAILNSYRMLDDYRRGDREVPELNLEQIRGQMPLAVSRVMAEGSLYDPQLAALAIKQAAGDLIEAVFLLRAYRTTLSRYGYTQPIDTGRMRLQRRISSTFKDVPGGQILGPTYDYTQRLLDFTLEAQREADALPAGNEALDSAMPRVTDLLAQDDLIDAEPVPEGDPEPFDLTRQPLDFPATRAARLQNLARADEGFLLSMGYSTQRGYGNTHPFAAEIRYGALEVEMHIEELGFAVTVGEIEITECQMVSQFAGNAEEGPKFTRGYGLTFGYGERKAMSMALVDRALKARDLGERADSPANDHEFVLYHSDNVEASGFVQHLKLPHYVDFQANLELLRRMRADRAAPAAAHNDLMDEAVAP
- a CDS encoding alpha-D-ribose 1-methylphosphonate 5-triphosphate diphosphatase, coding for MNSHAHAPSPLAGVTGQRILTPRGIAQASLRFHGGLIDDAGAAPARGAAWFDAGNLLVLPGIVDLHGDAFERAIMPRPSVTFPYGNALFDVDRQLLANGITTEFHGVTLSWEGGLRGEAYAERMFDALDDMRHILGARHYVHLRFETHHVGGLDIAQQWIRDGRVRFLALNDHLPSMARRLGDERRLMQYANRAECDLDVFQDRIRAAMSASDAVADAMRELTQCAQQAGLKVASHDDPDAATRRYYHQLGCGVAEFPLTREAAGVARDLGDSVVFGAPNVVRGGSHTGAPSATEMIRAGLCDILTSDYYYPAPLAAVMRLVHDGVLPLDQAWNLVSLNPARAAGLKDRGALTPGLIADAIVVDDQVPGLPRVCAAIVGGELRYATRAFGDDHSQRMAA